From the genome of Polyangiaceae bacterium, one region includes:
- the gabT gene encoding 4-aminobutyrate--2-oxoglutarate transaminase: protein MRINLKTEIPGPRSRQLMDRRRAAVARGPFHATPVFVARARGAVIEDVDGNQLLDFASGIAVTNLGHCPDDVVAAAHAQIDRFLHTSINVVPYEGYIELAERLNRVTPGRFAKKTFLANSGAEAVENAVKIARVATGRQAVVVFEHGFHGRTYMALSMTSKLGYRQGFAPFCAEVYRTPFPYAYRCPEADVSAWAMRELRELVLHHVGAKNVAAVVIELVLGEGGFVDAPPAFVKELAAFCAEHGILLVVDEIQTGFGRTGKLFACEHYGIEPDLLTLAKGLGSGLPISAVVGRAEIMDAPVEGGIGGTFGGNPVAVAAALAVLDRFEADGGKIFERIAEVGRRIESRLLAWKDHFDMVGDVRGLGPMRAIELVKNRQTKEPDKNAANALAKYCYEHGVVVLGAGTHGNVLRFAVPLVIADDELDEGLSIIESGLEVISGHA, encoded by the coding sequence ATGCGGATCAACTTGAAAACCGAGATCCCGGGGCCTCGTAGCAGGCAGCTCATGGATCGGCGCCGCGCTGCCGTCGCGCGCGGCCCGTTTCACGCGACGCCCGTGTTCGTCGCGCGCGCACGCGGAGCCGTCATCGAAGATGTCGATGGCAATCAGCTCCTCGATTTTGCATCGGGGATTGCCGTGACGAACCTCGGGCATTGTCCCGACGACGTCGTCGCGGCAGCCCATGCGCAAATCGACCGATTTTTGCATACGAGCATCAATGTCGTGCCGTACGAGGGCTACATCGAGCTTGCCGAACGGCTCAATCGAGTGACCCCGGGGCGTTTTGCCAAAAAAACGTTTTTGGCCAACAGCGGCGCCGAAGCCGTCGAAAATGCGGTAAAAATAGCGCGTGTGGCAACGGGCAGGCAAGCCGTCGTCGTATTCGAACATGGATTTCATGGCCGCACGTACATGGCCCTCAGCATGACGAGCAAGCTTGGGTATCGACAAGGGTTTGCCCCGTTTTGCGCGGAAGTGTATCGAACGCCATTTCCGTATGCATATCGATGTCCCGAAGCGGATGTTTCGGCGTGGGCGATGCGCGAGCTTCGTGAGCTCGTTCTTCATCACGTGGGCGCGAAAAATGTGGCCGCGGTCGTCATCGAATTGGTGCTCGGTGAAGGAGGGTTCGTCGATGCGCCTCCGGCGTTCGTCAAGGAACTCGCGGCGTTTTGCGCAGAGCACGGCATTTTGCTCGTCGTCGACGAAATTCAAACGGGATTCGGGCGCACGGGCAAACTTTTCGCGTGTGAACATTACGGAATCGAGCCCGATCTGTTGACGCTTGCCAAAGGTTTGGGGTCGGGTTTGCCCATTTCGGCTGTCGTGGGGCGCGCGGAAATCATGGATGCGCCCGTCGAAGGCGGTATTGGCGGCACGTTCGGCGGAAATCCGGTTGCCGTGGCAGCGGCACTCGCCGTACTCGACAGGTTCGAGGCCGATGGTGGAAAGATTTTCGAGCGTATTGCCGAAGTCGGCCGGCGCATCGAATCGCGACTTCTCGCGTGGAAAGACCATTTCGACATGGTTGGCGACGTGCGCGGTCTCGGTCCCATGCGAGCCATCGAGCTCGTGAAAAACCGTCAAACCAAAGAGCCGGATAAAAACGCGGCGAATGCGCTGGCGAAATATTGTTACGAGCATGGAGTCGTCGTGCTCGGCGCGGGCACGCATGGAAACGTGCTCCGATTCGCCGTGCCGCTCGTCATTGCCGACGACGAATTGGACGAGGGGCTTTCGATCATCGAAAGCGGCCTGGAAGTGATTAGCGGACATGCATGA
- a CDS encoding aldehyde dehydrogenase family protein: MKRFQMLIGGSWVDSASGETRELRDPASGELVATVPEASRQDARRAIDAAREAFDRGPWRKTSALDRAKLLFKLGEAINREADALAKLEVRSCGKPLAEAQFDVSDAANCFEFYAGLATKIHGETMNVPANSMSYVVREPVGVCGQIIPWNYPLLMAAWKLAPALAAGNTCVLKPSELTPLTALELGRLITEVGFPAGVVNIITGPGAGCGEELAENTRVDKVAFTGGTVTGRKILHASAGNLKKVTLELGGKNPNIVFADADFECAVDGALFGAFANQGEVCSAGSRLLVERTIHDGFVEAMLAKIPRIKLSHGLEDGCKMGPLVSAAHRDKVESYIKIGIDEGAKLVCGGKRPADPALAHGFFLEPTIFVNVTPNMRIAREEIFGPVLSVLPFDTEEEAIALANDTEYGLAAAVWTRNINRAHRVIRELRAGITWVNTYHPTFNEMPWGGYKQSGTGRELGLYGIEAYLETKQVNINLDEAPIGWY, from the coding sequence ATGAAACGTTTTCAAATGCTCATTGGGGGATCCTGGGTCGACAGCGCATCGGGAGAAACGCGCGAACTTCGCGATCCTGCAAGTGGCGAGCTCGTTGCGACGGTACCCGAAGCTTCGCGACAAGACGCTCGCCGCGCGATCGACGCGGCTCGCGAAGCCTTCGATCGTGGTCCTTGGCGCAAGACCTCCGCGCTCGATCGCGCCAAACTTCTCTTCAAGCTCGGTGAAGCCATCAATCGCGAAGCCGACGCGCTTGCCAAACTCGAAGTTCGAAGCTGTGGCAAACCCCTTGCCGAAGCGCAGTTCGACGTGTCGGACGCTGCCAACTGCTTCGAATTCTACGCGGGCCTCGCGACGAAAATCCATGGCGAAACGATGAACGTTCCCGCCAACAGCATGAGCTACGTCGTGCGAGAACCCGTCGGCGTTTGCGGGCAAATCATCCCCTGGAACTACCCGCTGCTCATGGCTGCGTGGAAGCTCGCGCCCGCACTTGCTGCAGGCAACACGTGCGTCCTCAAGCCCTCCGAGCTCACGCCGCTCACCGCACTCGAGCTTGGTCGACTCATCACCGAAGTCGGTTTTCCCGCTGGCGTCGTGAACATCATCACGGGTCCTGGAGCGGGTTGTGGCGAAGAGCTTGCCGAAAACACGCGCGTCGACAAGGTCGCGTTCACCGGCGGAACCGTCACCGGACGCAAGATCCTTCACGCCTCCGCCGGCAACTTGAAGAAGGTCACGCTCGAGCTTGGCGGGAAAAACCCCAACATCGTCTTCGCAGACGCAGACTTCGAGTGTGCCGTCGATGGCGCTCTGTTCGGCGCATTTGCCAACCAAGGTGAAGTGTGTTCGGCTGGATCTCGCCTGCTCGTCGAACGAACGATCCACGACGGGTTCGTCGAAGCGATGCTCGCGAAAATCCCGCGCATCAAGCTTTCACATGGCCTCGAAGACGGCTGCAAAATGGGACCACTCGTCTCGGCCGCGCATCGCGACAAGGTCGAATCGTACATCAAGATCGGCATCGACGAGGGCGCCAAACTCGTTTGCGGCGGCAAGCGACCTGCCGATCCTGCGCTCGCCCATGGGTTTTTCCTGGAACCGACCATCTTCGTGAACGTCACGCCAAACATGCGCATTGCACGCGAAGAAATCTTCGGGCCCGTGCTCTCCGTCTTGCCCTTCGACACGGAAGAAGAAGCCATCGCGCTTGCAAACGATACGGAATACGGTCTTGCTGCGGCCGTTTGGACGCGGAACATCAACCGAGCGCATCGCGTGATTCGCGAGCTGCGTGCAGGCATCACGTGGGTGAACACATACCATCCGACGTTCAACGAGATGCCGTGGGGCGGATACAAACAAAGCGGCACCGGTCGCGAGCTCGGGCTTTACGGCATCGAGGCGTATCTCGAGACCAAGCAAGTCAACATCAACTTGGACGAAGCTCCGATTGGTTGGTACTGA
- a CDS encoding dirigent protein: MRQGWVLALGLSVFLFGCAEEEGARAPTVRVIELVEHVENESVTDTGAMGDSVGDILTFANSLYDKTNTTKVGTDQGYCIRVSAGVSWECEWTAFLADGQISVAGPFFDAKESTLTITGGTGAFKSATGEMALGFRETQPPTVEYDFVYTVVLEE; the protein is encoded by the coding sequence ATGCGTCAAGGATGGGTGCTTGCACTGGGGTTGTCGGTGTTTCTTTTCGGGTGTGCGGAGGAAGAAGGCGCTCGAGCTCCCACGGTTCGCGTCATCGAGCTCGTCGAGCATGTGGAAAACGAATCGGTGACCGATACCGGAGCCATGGGGGATTCGGTCGGCGACATTCTCACATTTGCCAATTCGCTTTACGACAAGACGAATACGACCAAAGTTGGTACGGATCAGGGCTACTGCATACGCGTATCTGCCGGCGTTTCATGGGAATGTGAATGGACCGCGTTTCTTGCTGACGGACAGATCAGCGTGGCCGGGCCGTTTTTCGATGCAAAAGAATCGACGCTCACCATTACCGGCGGAACCGGTGCATTCAAGAGCGCGACGGGCGAAATGGCGCTCGGATTCCGTGAAACACAGCCGCCCACGGTCGAATACGATTTCGTGTACACGGTCGTGCTCGAAGAATAA
- a CDS encoding sulfite exporter TauE/SafE family protein has product MNMLLLSMGTAAALGATSGLHCAAMCGPIAAVGTSADGKLDKSLVVRYLGGRTIGYALLGGAAGAVSAPFAGGEAGEAVRLVLSLVVAVLLVYRAIVLVRPGVSERLVKLGRSPSDAGFFRTLVRFVPRRGFGLGLATAFFPCGALLAAVVAAASSGSALAGAAMMAVFSLASAPLLMLPAFAAAKVGAGLRSAWARKLGAAVLVAAAAWVVAPPIRNLLAPAEKPACCAHGEHA; this is encoded by the coding sequence ATGAACATGTTGTTGCTTTCGATGGGCACGGCAGCAGCACTCGGCGCGACGAGCGGATTGCATTGCGCAGCCATGTGCGGCCCGATTGCAGCCGTTGGGACCAGCGCCGACGGAAAACTCGACAAAAGCCTCGTTGTTCGGTACCTCGGAGGTCGCACGATAGGGTATGCACTGCTCGGTGGTGCCGCCGGAGCTGTATCGGCGCCATTTGCAGGCGGCGAAGCGGGTGAAGCTGTGCGACTCGTTCTATCGCTCGTCGTCGCGGTTTTACTCGTTTATCGAGCAATCGTGCTCGTTCGTCCCGGGGTGAGCGAGCGCCTCGTCAAATTGGGTCGAAGTCCAAGCGACGCAGGGTTTTTCCGGACGCTCGTTCGATTCGTCCCGCGTCGCGGGTTTGGGCTTGGCTTGGCAACTGCGTTTTTCCCTTGTGGAGCGCTCTTGGCAGCAGTCGTCGCCGCGGCTTCGAGCGGGTCGGCTTTGGCGGGCGCAGCGATGATGGCGGTGTTTTCACTGGCGAGCGCGCCGCTATTGATGTTGCCGGCGTTTGCTGCGGCAAAGGTGGGGGCTGGTTTGCGCAGCGCATGGGCGCGAAAACTTGGGGCTGCCGTATTGGTCGCGGCGGCTGCGTGGGTCGTCGCGCCGCCCATTCGCAATCTTCTTGCACCGGCGGAAAAGCCCGCTTGTTGTGCTCATGGAGAGCACGCGTAA
- the ccoG gene encoding cytochrome c oxidase accessory protein CcoG, protein MQSSLRADGSRNWVQPADVRGRFSRARKLVFLALIAIWAVIPWIRIDGRPALMLDVERRQFFLFGATFNAQDLWLLFFLLTGVGFALVLLASTLGRAWCGWACPQTVFLEGLYRPVERLLEGSREVRIRRDKGPWNADKIVRKVLKQIVFVMLSAFVAHVFVGYFVSVPRLLDMMKERPSAHPEAFAWAIALTAVFYGNFARFREQLCIGICPYGRLQSILIDPNSLVVGYDKKRGEPRGKATDPNAADCVDCKRCIAVCPTGIDIRNGLQLDCIACTACIDACDEVMDKLDRPRGLIRYDSQNGLAGEKTRIMRPRVWLYLALGLVGLIVATVATRTRTSFEANLLRVPGMPFLLDGDDVRNAFTIHLVNKRPDAATFLVEPQPAPGITWVVPMNEPDVAGLAGLSVPITATAKRSEMKGNVPIRIRIKSPFEERIVEGTFVGPTAGTGKSRAAGSGP, encoded by the coding sequence ATGCAAAGCTCGCTTCGTGCCGATGGTTCTCGAAATTGGGTGCAACCGGCCGATGTTCGAGGCCGTTTTTCCCGCGCGCGAAAGCTCGTTTTTCTCGCTCTCATCGCCATATGGGCAGTGATTCCGTGGATTCGTATCGATGGTCGTCCGGCGCTCATGCTCGACGTCGAACGCCGGCAGTTTTTCCTCTTCGGCGCGACGTTCAACGCGCAGGATCTGTGGCTCTTGTTTTTCTTGCTGACGGGTGTCGGCTTTGCTCTCGTCTTGTTGGCATCGACGCTCGGGCGCGCGTGGTGTGGTTGGGCGTGTCCGCAAACGGTATTTTTGGAAGGGCTGTACCGCCCCGTGGAGCGGCTTTTGGAAGGCTCCCGTGAAGTCCGCATTCGCCGTGACAAGGGGCCGTGGAACGCGGACAAGATTGTTCGCAAGGTTTTGAAGCAAATCGTCTTCGTGATGCTTTCGGCATTCGTTGCGCACGTATTCGTTGGATATTTCGTCAGTGTGCCGCGGCTTCTCGACATGATGAAGGAGCGTCCGTCGGCGCATCCGGAAGCTTTTGCATGGGCCATTGCGTTGACGGCCGTCTTTTACGGGAATTTCGCGCGTTTTCGCGAGCAGCTCTGTATTGGAATCTGCCCTTATGGCAGGCTACAATCGATCCTGATCGATCCGAATTCGCTCGTCGTCGGCTACGACAAAAAGCGCGGCGAACCGCGCGGCAAAGCGACGGATCCGAATGCCGCGGATTGCGTGGACTGCAAACGATGCATTGCCGTTTGCCCGACGGGCATCGACATCCGCAATGGCTTGCAGCTCGATTGCATTGCATGCACGGCGTGTATCGATGCGTGCGACGAGGTCATGGACAAGCTGGATCGGCCTCGGGGTCTCATTCGGTACGATTCTCAAAATGGTCTCGCAGGCGAAAAAACGCGTATCATGCGGCCTCGCGTGTGGCTCTATCTCGCGCTGGGCCTCGTGGGTTTGATTGTCGCAACCGTTGCGACGCGCACGCGGACATCGTTCGAGGCAAACCTCCTGCGAGTGCCAGGTATGCCATTTTTGCTCGATGGCGACGATGTTCGCAATGCATTCACGATTCACCTCGTAAACAAAAGACCGGATGCAGCCACGTTCCTCGTGGAGCCGCAACCTGCGCCCGGAATTACATGGGTCGTGCCCATGAACGAGCCGGATGTCGCGGGCCTCGCGGGGCTCTCCGTTCCCATCACGGCGACGGCCAAGCGGTCGGAAATGAAGGGAAATGTTCCGATCCGCATTCGCATTAAAAGCCCGTTTGAAGAACGCATCGTGGAAGGAACGTTCGTCGGGCCAACCGCGGGAACCGGGAAATCTCGAGCAGCCGGGAGTGGGCCATGA
- a CDS encoding c-type cytochrome → MSNEQHPPDSGGEKIVHEYDGILEADNHLPRWWLFTLYAAVAFSAVYWMAYEALKTLPSPGAEFAVEQAKAAEAAAAKLKALGEANDDSLSAMAKNDSAKAEGQDVYQKNCLACHGPTGGGGIGPNLTDNAWLHGGKPMHIYSTIKDGFAKNGMPGWGNLVGEEKVRVVTAYVLSIKGTNVPGGKAPQGVPEE, encoded by the coding sequence ATGTCGAATGAACAACATCCGCCGGATAGTGGCGGCGAAAAGATCGTCCACGAATACGATGGAATTCTCGAGGCCGATAACCATTTGCCTCGGTGGTGGCTCTTTACGCTGTATGCGGCAGTTGCTTTCAGTGCCGTATATTGGATGGCGTACGAGGCCCTGAAAACGCTGCCTTCGCCGGGCGCTGAGTTTGCCGTCGAGCAGGCGAAGGCAGCCGAGGCCGCGGCTGCAAAGCTCAAGGCATTGGGCGAAGCGAATGACGATAGCCTTTCGGCGATGGCGAAAAATGACTCAGCCAAAGCGGAAGGGCAGGACGTTTACCAGAAAAATTGTCTGGCTTGTCATGGTCCCACGGGTGGTGGTGGTATCGGCCCGAACTTGACGGACAATGCCTGGTTGCACGGGGGCAAACCCATGCATATATATTCGACCATCAAGGATGGTTTTGCCAAAAATGGCATGCCCGGGTGGGGCAACCTGGTGGGCGAAGAAAAGGTGCGTGTGGTGACGGCCTATGTGCTGTCGATCAAAGGGACGAACGTGCCGGGGGGCAAAGCGCCGCAAGGCGTACCCGAGGAGTAA
- the ccoN gene encoding cytochrome-c oxidase, cbb3-type subunit I: MTASALLADASQEAASPYRANVQKRTITYDDQIARWFIFASVAWGIVAMLVGALAALQLAFFKANVAPMLSYGRLRPLHTNAAIFAFVGNMMFAGIYYSTQRLVKATLASKLLGRIHFWGWQGIIVSAAVTLPLGITQSKEYAELEWPIDIAIAAVWIVFAVNFFWTLARRAEKQLYVAVWFYIATIVTVAVLHVVNALSIPVSLLKSYSVFAGAQDALVQWWYGHNAVAFFLTTPILGIMYYFLPKAAERPVYSYRLSIIHFWALVFVYIWAGPHHLLNTALPDWAQTLGMIFSVMLWAPSWGGMLNGLLTLRGAWNKVREDPVLKFFAAGITFYGMATFEGPLLSIKSVSSLAHYTDWIVGHVHAGALGWNGLMAAGMFYWMVPRLFGTKLYSRRAAELHFYIGTLGILLYIISMWVSGITQGMMWRAVDAQGNLLYPNFVETLEAIKPMYWTRLVGGTLYLIGMIVMAWNLWMTAKSGVAVDGQAEIVVEVKPEKEVNWKNIVFGPPVLVTTLGLGFLGMAGFANGVDTAAFIVLAILVGYLGIYFITLAKRPDKPTWHAIIEGRALLFTVFTVIAVLIGGVAEIVPSIVMQQTDGEIAKKTNPPYRALELEGRDVYIKEGCYTCHSQMIRPFRFETSRYGDVSKLDDSRWDHPFQWGSKRTGPDLARLGGKYPNVWHWQHMIDPRSVSAGSNMPSYAHLEHARIDFNGTSDKLRAMRSVGVPYTPDDIAAAPKDAAAQAAEIVADLESQGIAADPASELVAMTAYLQRIGKAPAPPPPAPAPATVTMKNPTPAGN; encoded by the coding sequence ATGACGGCAAGTGCATTGCTCGCAGATGCTTCGCAAGAGGCGGCGAGCCCCTATCGTGCGAACGTCCAAAAACGGACGATTACGTACGATGATCAGATTGCGCGATGGTTCATTTTCGCATCGGTCGCGTGGGGGATCGTGGCGATGCTCGTCGGCGCGCTTGCTGCGTTGCAGCTCGCGTTTTTCAAGGCAAACGTTGCGCCCATGCTGAGTTACGGGCGTCTTCGGCCGCTGCATACGAATGCCGCGATTTTTGCGTTCGTCGGCAACATGATGTTTGCCGGCATCTATTATTCGACGCAGCGGCTCGTGAAAGCCACGCTTGCCTCCAAATTGCTGGGGCGGATTCACTTCTGGGGCTGGCAAGGCATCATCGTCTCGGCGGCGGTGACGCTTCCGCTGGGCATTACGCAGTCCAAAGAATACGCCGAGCTGGAATGGCCCATCGACATCGCGATTGCGGCCGTGTGGATCGTCTTCGCCGTCAACTTCTTCTGGACGCTCGCAAGACGCGCCGAAAAACAACTGTACGTCGCCGTGTGGTTTTACATCGCCACCATCGTGACCGTGGCGGTGTTGCACGTCGTCAATGCGCTGTCGATCCCCGTTTCTCTGCTGAAGAGCTATTCGGTGTTCGCCGGTGCGCAGGATGCGCTCGTGCAATGGTGGTACGGCCATAACGCCGTCGCGTTTTTCCTGACGACGCCGATTTTGGGAATCATGTATTACTTCCTTCCCAAAGCGGCCGAGCGTCCGGTGTACAGCTATCGGCTGAGCATCATTCACTTCTGGGCCCTCGTTTTCGTGTACATCTGGGCCGGCCCGCACCATTTGCTCAATACGGCACTCCCCGATTGGGCGCAAACGCTCGGCATGATCTTCAGCGTCATGCTCTGGGCTCCGAGCTGGGGCGGCATGCTCAATGGGCTGCTCACGTTGCGAGGTGCGTGGAACAAGGTCCGTGAAGATCCGGTGCTCAAGTTCTTCGCCGCGGGCATCACGTTTTATGGCATGGCCACGTTCGAGGGGCCGCTGCTCTCGATCAAGAGCGTGTCGTCGCTCGCGCATTACACCGATTGGATCGTCGGCCACGTACACGCCGGAGCGCTCGGTTGGAATGGTCTCATGGCGGCGGGCATGTTTTACTGGATGGTACCTCGGCTTTTCGGCACGAAGCTGTATTCGCGTCGCGCTGCCGAGCTCCATTTCTACATCGGCACCTTGGGCATTTTGCTCTACATCATTTCGATGTGGGTCAGTGGCATCACGCAGGGCATGATGTGGCGCGCCGTCGATGCGCAGGGCAATCTGCTCTATCCGAATTTCGTCGAAACCCTCGAAGCCATCAAACCGATGTACTGGACCCGCCTCGTCGGTGGAACGCTCTATCTCATCGGTATGATCGTGATGGCGTGGAACCTGTGGATGACCGCAAAGAGCGGCGTGGCTGTCGATGGCCAAGCCGAAATCGTCGTCGAGGTGAAGCCCGAAAAGGAAGTCAACTGGAAGAACATCGTATTCGGCCCGCCCGTTCTCGTCACGACGCTCGGCCTCGGATTTCTCGGAATGGCCGGCTTCGCGAACGGCGTGGACACGGCTGCATTCATCGTGCTCGCCATCCTCGTCGGGTACTTGGGGATCTACTTCATCACGTTGGCGAAGCGCCCGGACAAACCCACGTGGCATGCGATCATTGAAGGTCGCGCGCTGCTCTTCACGGTGTTCACGGTCATTGCGGTCCTCATCGGCGGTGTTGCGGAAATCGTCCCATCGATCGTCATGCAACAAACGGACGGTGAAATCGCCAAGAAGACCAATCCGCCTTATCGTGCACTCGAGCTCGAGGGGCGTGACGTGTACATCAAGGAAGGCTGCTACACTTGCCATTCGCAAATGATTCGGCCATTCCGCTTCGAAACGTCGCGCTATGGTGACGTATCGAAGCTCGACGATTCGCGCTGGGACCATCCATTCCAATGGGGATCGAAGCGCACGGGGCCCGATCTCGCGCGGCTCGGCGGCAAGTACCCCAACGTGTGGCATTGGCAGCACATGATTGATCCGCGTTCGGTGTCGGCCGGGTCGAACATGCCTTCGTATGCGCACCTCGAGCACGCGCGTATCGATTTCAATGGAACGTCGGACAAGCTTCGTGCAATGCGTAGCGTGGGCGTACCGTACACGCCGGACGACATTGCGGCGGCTCCGAAAGATGCGGCTGCGCAAGCTGCGGAAATCGTTGCGGATCTCGAATCTCAGGGCATTGCCGCGGACCCCGCGAGCGAGCTCGTGGCGATGACCGCGTACTTGCAGCGCATTGGCAAAGCGCCCGCGCCTCCGCCGCCCGCGCCTGCACCAGCGACAGTGACGATGAAGAACCCGACTCCGGCTGGGAATTGA